A single genomic interval of Osmerus eperlanus chromosome 14, fOsmEpe2.1, whole genome shotgun sequence harbors:
- the si:dkey-92j12.5 gene encoding multiple PDZ domain protein: MALNLRTLSHSDSYTWAQQNHSPNLTCTSRSLQRGGISGSFSSVTNTYLESQHARDQGELTHSVSEFCTPPRISRTLSMGRNLSAIANERRHVEMIALENDGQGLGFGIVGGRSTGVMVKTILPSGAAGQDKRLRSGDQLLRIGDEDLEGMGSEEVAQVLRNAGTRVKLLIARNIVTGTDHSMPTLGLQQETDSEVGEIEEDYEFDVQFTKNSLGLGVTITACQGYLNSVAPGGVMVKSIVKGSTVDQDGRIHIGDRILTVDRVSLQGCSEQKALEVLRKTGSKVHLRLARAPLRLEYLLPPPPLRPALRHAHSCREPPLRRLNQIQETGTVLSLLDIAKRAAYACVKDPPQESRDAVKLTQAEEEDLRRRWQRALGPRYQVVVCQLERFSETSGLGISLEARAGHHYLCSVLPEGPVGQGGKIYTGDKILEVNGIPLVGETHREVVSVLRELPVCVCMVCCRLVPPPPIDSDDEEDFHLSLKELLAEFNDKLDHGCCILPGVAQDCGKRSLPPVSPPLAMWERDAQVVELQKGEEGLGFSILDYQDPEDSAKTVLVIRSLVPGGVADMDGSLLPGDRLMFVNDTDLESASLDHAVQVLKSTSYGTVRIGVAKPLPLDACGLEPIPERETPPAREENDRPPSAQLAAQPHANTCTSERNSQQRYELKEEKPQQSYGNMEVANKTQAPPLPRSGFERTITVVRGNRSLGMTVSAIKDGSAILVRSVVHGGSISQDGRLGVGDSILALNGEATTCLTNAKARAMLRQHSVIGPNMSVTYVPASQVEEHRARLAQAPLATVTVDGPSHSPIPPTPSPEPAWAPTPHPGPGLAPRPHPGPDTGPGLAPSPRPGSTPTPRPGPAPAISSTPAFNTRDRCPKPPPQEERRGDGESTEVKRRDKGGAQVKAKAVEGREGGRGEEEGEEAQCPTILSWSEPRRVQLRRGVPGQCLGIGIMGGKGIGSRLSSGEMMRGIFIKHITPDSPAGLNGTLKTGDRILEVGDVDLRDASHEQAVEAIRRTGDSVVFLVQTGHHRPQSPVLSNHERLATHTSSHNNKEPETHCGLFLSLSPTNPFTPTPFKPTANRTAKKSPTTAAPPMAGDDTEDEFGYSWKKMMQRYGSLPGELHMMELERGRGEARGLGLHLTGNQDSSRARMSVYVAGLDPQGAAGADGRLRVGDEILEINGQILYGRSYQNASSIINSAPCKVKIIFIRNPAALNQMAVGPTGDYVDLLNSETKTDVSPTSVNVGLFRDVHDVVLAQDHVGLGLLLREQETKEGAIVRSLIPQSTASVDGRIRPGDRILAVDNEPVVGLALDKVSSLLRKSKSTVKLSISSCHHNPLSSSSSNNPLPLSSSSNQPLPLSSSSSNNPLPLSSSNNLLPLSSNHPLSSSSNHTLPLSSSSSINHPIPISSTASLVRKSSAGRSDWPVADSATPDLLSCPIIPGCETTIEICKGNIGLGLSIVGGYDTLLGAVIIHEVNAGGAAQRDGRLWAGDQIQEVNGMDLRQASHEEAIAVLRLTPQRLRLIVFRHQEAYQEEDLWDVFSLELQPRRGQGLGLATVGKSNDTGIFVSEIVRGGPADMDGRLLLGDQILSINGEDVKAAEQEHVGVLLQNCPGVVQLEVARFKPGLHYSLGSHVSVSGDSDSSTLTPSSTGDTLPRQRETESRGRQPRTVVIHKRPGDSLGISVAGGVGSPHGDLPLFIASMETTGLAARTQKLQTGDKMVSINGVPTEGMTHVHAGALLKNTCGTITFQVVSGSGGCGMLDQSEDVTDPSSGLPSGVPACSNSLCARVYKTITLDRGSSGLGFSIVGGFGSPHGDLPIYVKTVFGKGAALKDGRLKGGDQIIAVNGHCLEGVSHAEAVDILKRTKGTVVLTVLS; this comes from the exons G GACAAGCGGCTGCGCAGCGGCGACCAGCTGCTCCGCATCGGGGACGAGGACCTGGAGGGTATGGGCAGCGAGGAAGTGGCGCAAGTGCTGCGCAACGCCGGCACCCGGGTCAAGCTGCTCATCGCCAGGAACATCGTCACGGGCACCGACCACTCCATGCCTACCCTCGGTCTGCAGCAGGAGACGGActccgag GTGGGTGAAATAGAGGAGGATTATGAGTTTGATGTCCAGTTTACCAAGAACAGCCTGGGACTGGGAGTCACCATCACTGCTTGCCAAGGGTACCTCAACTCAG TGGCCCCGGGCGGGGTGATGGTGAAGAGCATAGTGAAGGGCAGCACTGTGGACCAGGATGGACGCATCCACATCGGAGACAGGATCTTAACT gtggaCCGGGTGAGCCTGCAGGGCTGCAGCGAGCAGAAGGCCCTGGAGGTGTTGAGGAAGACCGGTTCCAAGGTGCACCTGCGTCTGGCCCGGGCGCCCCTCCGCCTGGAGTACCTGCTGCCTCCGCCCCCGCTCCGCCCCGCCCTCCGCCACGCCCACAGCTGCCGGGAGCCCCCCCTCCGGAGGCTCAACCAGATCCAAGAGACAG GAACCGTTCTCTCCTTGCTCGACATCGCCAAGAGAGCCGCCTATGCCTGCGTCAAAGACCCCCCGCAGGAGTCCAGAGATG CAGTGAAGCTCacacaggcagaggaggaggatctgaggaggaggtggcagcGCGCGCTCGGACCCAGATACCAAGTGGTG gtgtgcCAGCTGGAGAGATTCAGTGAGACCAGCGGCCTGGGCATCAGCCTGGAGGCCAGGGCAGGCCACCACTacctctgctctgtcctgcCCGAGGGCCCTGTGGGCCAGGGAGGCAAGATCTACACCGGGGACAAGATCCTGGAG GTGAACGGGATCCCTCTGGTCGGGGAGACCCACAGGGAGGTGGTGAGCGTCCTGAGGGAgctgccggtgtgtgtgtgtatggtgtgctgTCGCCTCGTGCCCCCCCCGCCCATCGACAGCGACGACGAGGAGGACTTCCACCTCAGCCTCAAAGAGCTGCTGGCCGAGTTCAACGACAAG TTGGACCACGGCTGCTGTATTCTTCCTGGTGTTGCTCAGGATTGTGGGAAACGTAGTTTGCCCCCGGTCTCGCCCCCCCTGGCCATGTGGGAGAGGGACGCACAAGTGGTGGAGCtgcagaaaggagaggaaggccTGGGCTTCAGCATCCTGGACTATCAG GACCCGGAGGACTCTGCTAAGACGGTCCTGGTGATCCGGTCACTGGTTCCTGGGGGCGTAGCGGATATGGACGGCAGCTTGCTGCCCGGCGACCGCCTCATGTTCGTCAACGACACGGACCTGGAGAGCGCCAGTCTGGACCACGCCGTCCAGGTCCTAAAGTCCACCTCCTACGGCACCGTGCGCATCGGCGTCGCCAAACCACTGCCG CTGGACGCGTGCGGCCTGGAGCCCATCCCGGAGAGAGAGACTCCCCCGGCGAGGGAAGAGAATGACAGGCCGCCCTCGGCCCAGCTAGCCGCACAGCCACACGCTAACACCTGCACGTCTGAGAGGAACAGCCAGCAGCGCTACGAGCTAAAG GAAGAGAAGCCGCAGCAGAGCTACGGCAACATGGAGGTGGCCAATAAGACGCAGGCTCCGCCCCTTCCCAGAAGCGGTTTTGAGAGGACAATAACGGTTGTCCGGGGCAACCGTAGCCTTG ggATGACCGTGAGCGCCATAAAGGAcggctcggccatcctggtgcgCAGCGTGGTCCACGGAGGCTCCATCAGCCAGGAcggcaggctgggggtgggggacagCATCCTGGCCCTGAACGGGGAGGCCACCACCTGCCTCACCAACGCCAAGGCCAGGGCCATGCTCCGCCAGCACTCTGTCATAGGGCCCAACATGAG tgtgacATATGTCCCAGCTTCTCAGGTGGAGGAGCACCGAGCCCGTCTGGCTCAGGCCCCCCTGGCAACCGTCACAGTGGATGGGCCATcacactcacccatcccccccacaccctctcctgaACCAGCCTGGGCCCCAACACCACACCCAGGACCAGGACTCGCACCAAGACCACACCCAGGACCAGACACTGGACCAGGACTCGCACCGAGCCCACGCCCAGGATCAACACCAACACCAAGACCAGGACCAGCACCAGCAATATCCTCAACTCCAGCCTTCAACACAAG GGACCGCTGCCCCAAGCCTCCgccccaggaggagaggagaggagatggagagagcacgGAGGTGAAGAGACGGGACAAGGGGGGAGCGCAGGTCAAGGCCAAGGCGgtcgaagggagagagggaggaagaggagaggaggagggggaggaggcgcaGTGCCCCACCATCTTGTCCTGGAGCGAGCCTCGAAG GGTGCAGCTGAGGCGTGGGGTGCCAGGCCAGTGTCTGGGCATCGGTATCATGGGGGGTAAGGGGATCGGCAGCAGACTGAGCAGCGGGGAGATGATGAGGGGCATCTTCATCAAACACATCACCCCTGACAGCCCCGCCGGGCTCAACGGCACCCTCAAGACTGGGGACAGGATCCTGGAG GTAGGTGACGTGGACCTGAGAGACGCCAGTCATGAGCAGGCAGTAGAGGCCATCCGCAGAACTGGAGACTCTGTGGTCTTCCTGGTGCAGACCGGCCACCACAGACCTCAG TCTCCTGTGCTCTCTAACCACGAGAGGCTCGCTACTCACACCAGCTCTCACAACAACAAG GAACCAGAgactcactgtggcctgttccTTAGTCTCTCCCCCACCAACCCCTTCACTCCCACCCCCTTTAAG CCAACAGCCAATAGGACAGCCAAGAAAAGcccaacaacagctgctccaccaATGGCAGGGGACGACACAGAGGACGAGTTTGGCTACAGTTGGA AGAAGATGATGCAGAGGTATGGCAGCCTGCCAGGGGAGCTTCACATGATGGAGctggagagggggcggggcgaGGCCCGGGGCCTGGGGCTGCACCTGACAGGGAACCAGGACAGCTCCCGCGCCCGCATGAGCGTCTACGTGGCCGGGCTGGACCCCCAGGGGGCGGCGGGCGCCGACGGGCGCCTACGGGTGGGCGACGAGATCCTAGAg ATTAACGGTCAGATCCTGTATGGACGAAGCTACCAGAACGCCTCCTCCATCATCAACAGTGCTCCATGTAAAGTCAAGATCATCTTCATCAG GAATCCTGCCGCCTTAAACCAGATGGCAGTGGGACCCACGGGAGACTATGTGGACTTGCTCAACTCCGagaccaag ACAGATGTGTCTCCTACCTCAGTCAATGTCGGCTTGTTCAGAGACGTCCATGATGTTGTTTTGGCTCAG GATCATGTGGGTCTGGGGCTTCTTCTGAGGGAGCAAGAGACCAAGGAAGGAGCCATCGTCAGATCTCTGATACCTCAGAGCACAGCGAGCGTG GATGGCAGGATAAGACCAGGTGACAGGATCCTGGCTGTGGACAACGAGCCTGTGGTGGGACTGGCGTTGGATAAG GTCTCTAGTTTACTACGGAAATCAAAGAGCACAGTCAAGCTCTCAATCAGTTCCTGTCATCAtaaccccctgtcctcctcttcctccaataaccccctccccctttcctcctcctccaatcagcccctccccctctcctcctcttcctccaacaaccccctccccctctcgtcctccaacaacctcctccccctctcctccaatcaccccctctcctcttcctccaatcacacccttcccctctcctcctcttcttccatcaACCATCCCATTCCCATCTCCTCCACGGCTTCGTTGGTGAGAAAATCTTCTGCTGGGCGATCTGATTGGCCCGTGGCTGACTCAGCAACCCCTGACCTCCTGAGCTGTCCAATCATACCAGGGTGTGAGACCACCATAGAGATCTGTAAGGGGAATATTGGACTTGGCCTCAGCATCGTAGGTGGCTATGACACACTGCtg GGTGCAGTAATTATCCATGAAGTGAATGCTGGGGGGGCAGCTCAGAGGGATGGGAGACTGTGGGCTGGAGACCAGATCCAAGAG GTGAACGGCATGGACCTGCGGCAGGCCTCCCACGAGGAGGCCATCGCCGTGCTGCGTCTGACCCCCCAGCGCCTGCGCCTCATCGTGTTCAGGCACCAGGAGGCCTACCAGGAGGAGGACCTGTGGGACGTTTTCTCCCTGGAGCTCCAACCCCGACGGGGACAGGGCCTGGGCCTCGCCACCGTGGgcaagag TAATGACACGGGCATATTCGTTTCGGAGATCGTCCGCGGAGGGCCGGCTGACATGGACGGCAGGCTGTTGCTGGGCGACCAGATCCTGTCAATCAACGGGGAGGACGTGAAAGCGGCGGAGCAGGAACACGTGGGGGTGCTGCTGCAg AACTGCCCGGGGGTTGTCCAATTAGAGGTGGCTCGCTTCAAACCAGGACTGCACTACTCTCTAGGAAGCCATGTGTCTGTG AGTGGTGACTCGGACAGTTCCACTCTGACTCCATCCAGCACTGGTGACACCCTCCCCcgccagagggagacagagagcagag GTCGTCAGCCCAGGACAGTGGTCATCCACAAG AGGCCTGGGGACTCTCTGGGCATCAGTGTGGCAGGTGGGGTGGGCAGTCCCCATGGcgacctccctctcttcattgcTTCCATGGAGACCACCGGACTGGCCGCCAGGACGCAGAAACTACAG actgGAGACAAGATGGTCAGTATTAACGGGGTGCCCACTGAGGGAATGACTCACGTCCATGCAGGAGCTCTGCTGAAGAACACCTGTGGGACCATCACTTTTCAG gtGGTATCGGGGTCTGGAGGGTGTGGCATGCTGGATCAGAGTGAGGACGTGACTGACCCCTCATCAGGACTGCCCAGTGGAGTCCCAGCTTGCTCCAACAGCCTCTG CGCCCGTGTGTATAAAACCATCACCCTGGACAGGGGCTCGTCTGGGCTGGGCTTCAGCATCGTGGGGGGGTTCGGCAGCCCCCATGGAGACCTGCCCATTTATGTCAAAACAGTCTTTGGCAAG GGGGCAGCCCTGAAAGACGGCAGACTGAAGGGCGGCGATCAGATCATTGCCGTCAACGGACACTGTCTGGAGGGAGTGTCGCACGCCGAGGCCGTCGACATTCTGAAGAGAACCAAGGGAACCGTAGTCCTCACCGTGCTCTCCTGA
- the si:dkeyp-118a3.2 gene encoding uncharacterized protein si:dkeyp-118a3.2 codes for MEAAVEIPVTTDPEQPEVVPDPGEPSVEEESQDITITLTSSLSGEDTNAVGGDDNLVGEESNHDNEIFTSKDNLNLEPVNAAPTLDNSVEEIPATPPQPEEEEELGEPIAIGETNTNVSEGGLGLEAWKIGAISAAVFLVLETIVIVVYVLKCRNRSNSAPAPDRACEEACVEAEPATGVCEDDTLLAGNGDAQQIAALDPSDLSQVVTQQQDVEEEEVAMTDIQLSSIEQSVEPSQPASEQDLRTSVL; via the exons ATGGAGGCTGCCGTGGAGATACCGGTGACCACGGACCCAGAGCAACCAG AAGTGGTGCCAGACCCAGGAGAGCCCTCCGTAGAGGAGGAGTCTCAGGACATCACCATCACCCTCACATCCTCGCTTAGCGGAGAGGACACCAACGCCGTGGGCGGAGACGACAAtctggtgggggaggagtctAACCACGACAATGAAATCTTCACCTCCAAGGACAACCTCAACCTGGAGCCTGTCAACGCCGCGCCCACACTCGACAACTCGGTGGAGGAgattccggccacgccccctcagcctgaagaggaggaggagcttggAGAGCCCATTGCGATTGGAGAGACAAACACCAATGTTTCAG agGGAGGCCTGGGTCTGGAGGCCTGGAAGATCGGAGCCATCTCCGCTGCAGTCTTCCTCGTCCTGGAGACCATCGTCATCGTCGTCTACGTCCTCAAGTGCCGAAACAGAAGCAACAG tgcccCCGCCCCAGACCGGGCCTGTGAGGAGGCGTGTGTGGAGGCAGAGCCCGCCACTGGAGTCTGCGAAGACGACACACTTCTTGCCGGCAACGGAGACGCCCAACA GATAGCAGCTCTAGACCCCTCGGATCTGTCCCAGGTTGTAACTCAACAAcaagatgtggaggaggaggaagtagcCATGACAGACATCCAACTGAGCTCCATAGAGCAGTCTGTGGAGCCGAGCCAGCCAGCCTCAGAGCAGGACCTCCGGACCTCAGTGCTCTAA
- the tyrp1b gene encoding tyrosinase-related protein 1b, with protein MHHQSTMLGVLVVTLCAGLTAAQFPRECVTPEGLRSGQCCPSPTGVVADECGSSTGRGQCVTIAADRRAHGPQYPHDGRDDRERWPLRFFNRTCQCNGNFSGHNCGRCRHGLTGPNCDERISVVRRNIMQMNAADKQAFVNALDQAKRTVHPDLVICTRRYQEVYGPDGNTPQFENITIYNYFVWTHYYSVSKTYLGPGQASFGGVDFSHEGPGFVTWHRFHLLQLERDMQDMLGDATFALPYWNFAIGGSECDICTDDLLGARSSFDSDSLSTNSVFSQWRVICESVEDYDTMGTVCNNTESSPIRRNPAGNVARPMVQRLPEPQDVVDCLELNAFDTPPYYSTSSESFRNTIEGYSAPQGGYDPVVRSLHNLAHLFLNGTGGQTHLSPNDPIFVLLHTFTDAIFDEWLSRHSPGEAVYPEENAPIGHNRQFNMVPFWPPVTNAEMFVPAPQNLGYTYEVQWPTRPYTLSEIITIGIVAAVLVVAVVGGVIACAVRARSYRSAEGLEPLLGETFRRYSEDDRRMDKTQSVV; from the exons ATGCACCATCAGAG TACGATGCTGGGAGTCCTGGTGGTCACCCTGTGTGCAGGCTTGACGGCGGCGCAGTTCCCCCGGGAATGTGTGACCCCAGAGGGCCTCAGGAGCGGCCAGTGCTGCCCCTCTCCGACGGGGGTGGTGGCTGACGAGTGTGGCTCCAGCACGGGCCGCGGCCAGTGCGTGACCATCGCTGCCGACCGCCGTGCCCACGGGCCCCAGTACCCGCACGATGGGCGTGACGACAGGGAGAGGTGGCCGCTGCGCTTCTTCAACCGGACGTGCCAGTGCAACGGGAACTTCTCTGGCCATAACTGCGGCCGGTGTCGCCACGGACTGACCGGGCCCAACTGTGACGAGAGGATCTcagtgg tcagAAGGAACATCATGCAGATGAATGCAGCAGACAAGCAGGCCTTTGTGAATGCCTTGGACCAGGCCAAGAGAACTGTCCACCCTGACCTGGTGATCTGCACCCGGCG GTACCAGGAGGTGTATGGTCCAGATGGCAACACCCCCCAGTTTGAGAACATCACCATCTATAACTACTTTGTGTGGACCCACTACTACTCTGTCAGTAAGACGTACCTGGGGCCGGGCCAGGCCAGCTTCGGGGGGGTGGACTTCTCTCACGAGGGGCCGGGCTTCGTCACCTGGCACCGCTTCCACCTGCTGCAGCTGGAGAGGGACATGCAG GACATGCTGGGCGACGCCACCTTCGCCCTTCCCTACTGGAACTTTGCCATCGGGGGCAGCGAGTGCGACATCTGCACCGACGACCTACTGGGCGCCAGGAGCAGCTTCGACAGCGACTCCCTCAGCACCAACTCCGTGTTCTCCCAGTGGAGGGTCATCTGCGAGAGCGTGGAGGACTACGACACCATGGGAACCGTCTGCAACA ACACAGAATCCAGCCCAATCAGGAGGAACCCTGCGGGGAACGTGGCTCGGCCCATGGTGCAGCGCCTGCCCGAGCCCCAGGACGTGGTGGACTGTCTGGAGCTCAACGCCTTCGACACGCCGCCGTACTACTCCACCTCCTCCGAGAGCTTCAGGAACACCATCGAGG gCTACTCTGCCCCTCAGGGGGGATATGACCCGGTGGTCCGCAGCCTCCACAACCTGGCCCACCTGTTCCTGAACGGGACCGGGGGACAGACGCACCTGTCCCCTAACGACCCCATCTTCGTCCTGCTGCACACCTTCACTGACGCCATCTTCGACGAGTGGTTGAGCAGGCACAGCCCAG gTGAGGCTGTGTACCCAGAGGAGAATGCTCCCATCGGCCACAACCGACAGTTCAACATGGTTCCCTTCTGGCCCCCTGTCACCAATGCAGAGATGTTTGTCCCCGCCCCTCAGAACCTGGGCTACACCTACGAGGTCCAATGGCCAA CGCGCCCCTACACGCTGTCTGAGATCATCACCATTGGCATTGTTGCCGCCGTGctggtggtggcggtggtgggCGGGGTCATCGCCTGCGCTGTGCGTGCCCGGTCCTACCGCTCCGCGGAGGGCCTGGAGCCCCTGCTGGGGGAGACGTTCCGACGCTACTCGGAGGACGACCGGCGGATGGACAAGACGCAGTCTGTCGTTTAG